In Acomys russatus chromosome 16, mAcoRus1.1, whole genome shotgun sequence, the DNA window CCATCTTCATAGGGAGTCCGAGTGGGGCCCTTGATCAGCGCTGAGAAGAGGTCCTGGGGAGGGGATATGGGAACAAGGctagccagagccagagccagagccataGCCAGCTAACCCAAGCATGTGCACTTGCTTCCAGGGGCAGGGACAGAGCTCCGTAGACTACAGCCTGGATGATGGCACTGACAGGCAGAGGTGAGAGAACTATGGTATCCAGGACACAGGccctgtatgtctatgtgtgtatgcacgtgggCACACCAGCCAGGGTACTAGGATAGAGCTGACAGTAACTgggaaaatggagagaaagaaagaccttTCTATGGGGTTCTGAGGTGCCCTGGGTAACATAGTGAAGACTTTGGGAAAAAAgcattaacaaaacaaaaggttgttttcttttgcttcttttacTTCCTCAGCAGAGCTGCAGCAGGCTGGAACTTCCTAAAGGAATTTTCCCTAAACTAAAGTGAAATAGGTGTTCCTGGGATCCTCAAGCAAGGGCTGGGTATAGCAgctcccacctgtaatcccagcactggggaagctgagtcaggaggGCCACTCTGAGTTCCTGGCATGCATTTACAAGGGCAGCTGTGTGTCAACAGCAAACTACACAGAAGACCACATGCTGTGGTAACACTCGGAgggcagcactgtgtgtgtgtcagacaaggtcctctggaaggagcCCATTGAGGGTGAGCTAAGGCCTTGGATTTGGGGATCAGGGAAGGGATAGCAAAAGGCAGCTCTTCCTACTAGGTTTCAACCTTTCAGAGAAGAGCAGACTTAGAATTACACTGGTGCAGTGCTTCTTTTTAAAGGATGGAACACCTGGGTCCCAGAAGGGCTCCATGCTGATACCTCAGGTGACTGACCTGCCATGCCTAGAAACATGGCAAAGTGGGTGCTATTATACCTCAGTGCTCCATGGGATCTGGGATCTGTACCTGTCTCCCCCAGTTCCCAGCCACCCACTTGCCATTCTGTCCTCGAAAGTCTTGACCATGATGCCGTCCGGCAGTGAGGTGGCCAGCAGAGCCATCTCCTTCCGTACTGTGCTGAAAAACTTCTTGGCTTCTGGAGGTTGGAACTCAATCTTCTTGAAAGAGTGGTTTGCTGCAGGGGAGAGAACTGTCAGGCTCTGACCTGAAGCTGTCAGCTCCAACCACAAACCCACAAGGCCCTCAGAGTATGGTCTGGATGGAGTGGCCGCCTGGGAGATTCTAGAGGAGGAGCCCAGGTGTCTCTCATTAGTATCCCCTAGGGCAGggacgggggcgggggtgggggcggggcaggataAGCCACTTGGCCTCCAAGTGTGATGGCAAAAACAGGAACTCtggggaggatggagaaggatggCCATCAGGGGACTCACAGGGAGCAAACTCCAGCACAGAGAACACTTCGCCCTTGGCACTGGTGAAGGTGACACCAGGTCTTCCACCACACTGTTGGCAGAGCACTGGTGTCTCACTGGGCCACTCAGCCTTCACTGGTGACTGAAGCTCAGGCTTATCTTCCTTGCGTTCTGTGTCGGGCactgcctccatcttctcctcctcagCAATGGCCACATTGTCTAGGGTCTTCTTGAGGTTCTCCTGTAGCTTCTTGATGTCATCCAGAAACTTCTTCTCCCGGGTCGGCTTCTCAGGCTCCACAGTGGGTGAGGTCGGGGAGCCTGTAAGCAGCTGCTCCACGGTCATGTTCTTGAGGCTTTCTAGGATCTTGATAGCCTCTTTCAGCTCCCGGAAACTCTTGGGAGGACCTTCCTTACCAGCTCGCTCCATCAGCCCTGCCACGGGGGCAGccatggccacagctccctggatggcagctgtggctgcctcttCACTGATAACGACCCCTTTGTCCTCCTCAGGGGCTGCCGGCTGCTCCGTGGGTAGGCTGGCAAGGTCTTCTATCTTGGGGTGCTCATCATCTACCAGCCCGTTGTCTGTCTCCCAGCTGTCACTGTCATCCTCCCACTCGTCTGAAGATGCCCCACTGGTGCTGCCTTCTACTGAATCGTAGTCTGATTCCTCAATCTCGGACTCGATGTTGTAtaagtgctggggacagaggagAGCAGTTCAGACAGAACTCACCCACTGCGGAGCTCCCCTCCTTCCTGTTGTTGGCTCAATGAAGCCTTGGTGATCTCTTCCTCACTTCCCTGTTCTCACCTTTGCATCTGAATTCCTATCTACGCTGCAAGATCCCCAGTTCTCTGCAAGGGGCCCTTTGCCCAACTTGGACCCCAAGGGCTACACGGAGCCCAGTTAATGCCTGTACCACTTCTTCTCAGACTCTGGACATCTGGTCAGCATCTGGCAGCTGGTGTGAGTGAGGGGCAAGGGGGAAAAATCTCAGCAAAGCCATCTCTACCTCAGGGGTGAACAGAAGGTTTTTGTGGGCTGCAGCAGGGAGTGGGAACCCTTAGTGGCAAGCCAATCAGGTACACTAGAAAGTGCCCTTTCTCTGCCCACTTGGCTCACCTTCTTGTGTGCACCAGAAAGGCAGAGTTGGACTATGGGGTCAGCTCAAGTATTGCAGGGGAAGGGGACCAGCTAGGGACAGCAAGAACTGGGCCAGCCTTTTCTTACTCTTCATCTGTCAACAACTGTCCtaggaaggggggcggggggggtgagggtgggcaggAAATACCTGGCATTTCTCAGCACAGTATGTGGAGAACCGAGAGCAATAGAGAGGTTTGGGGACCTCACCCTGAGGGTTAGAAAGCCTGTCTCCTGACCTTGGAGCTTATGTGGGAAAGCTGGAGAGACGCTTTTGGGGGTAGCAACCAGCAAGGAGGCCAGACTGTAAGTGGTGAGTGGTCGGGGCCTTGCCAGCCTTACCTGTGGCAGGATGATGGTTTTCGAGTTGTCGGCCCACACCACTTCCACCTTGCTGCTGACGTCTACTCGGGCCACCTGGCCCACTGATGGCTGAAGTGCAAAGTGGAGAGAGTCAAACAGGTGGCAAGGGATGAAGCTGTGAGCCCTGATGGACATGAGCAGTTGAAGGTTCCGCCCACCCACCTCCCAGGCTTCCCGTCCATCGCGCCCACTCCCAGGACTGGCAGCAGACACTAAGTCGCTTTTCACAAGTCTGCAGCAATTCTTTCCCCACAGGCACTGTTCTGGCCTCCCTGGCTTTAGGAGCCTCACATACCTGGCTTTGCACTCTTCCTAACATGGGTATCCTGCCTCCAGAGTTTCTGCCCTTCTGGCTAGATTCCGTCTTGACCTCTCCCAGCATCCCCAGCTTAGAGAGAGCTAAGGTCTGGGCTCTGCTGCAGTTGGGGgtagtggggtggggtgtgtgtgtctgcagtggAGTGCAGTCCCCATCTGGGCTCTGCTGCagttggggtggtggtgtgtgtggtgtgtgtgtgcgcgcgcgtgtgggGGTGGAGTGCAGTCCTCATGGGAAATGTAACGGGCATGGTCCAAGTAAGCCTGGGTTCTGGCACACTCAGGTCTTAGCTCCTGAAGCCACTTGGTGGCAGTGACAGGGAGCAGCTGTGCGGAGTATGAATTTGGAGGACACCTACCTCATCCTCCTTGGGCAGAGCCCCATCCTCAGTGTTGCCAATGCGGATGACAATATCAGTTGTGCGGAAGCGAAAGTCAGGGTGGTCAGCAATGTCATAGACACTCACGTCCTCCTCTTCTCCAATGAGCTGTGGCACAAGCCAGGCTGGGATGAGCCAGGGCCCCACTCCTTTCCCCAGAGCCCGCCCAGGAAGCAGGAGCGCATACTCACCTCAACGTCATCCCCACTAGGTCGCAGCCTGAACCACTTCACCATGCAGGTGCGGCCAACATGGTCCCCAGACTGCACCACACCATACACAGCAGGGTCTGGGCAGCTCTGGACTAGGGAAACCAGAAGGGACATGACTAGCTGAAGAGCCCTGGGGTGCTGACCTGCTACCACACTTCAAACCACACAGGCTTCCCCTGGCCTGGGCTGTTAAAAGACCTTCCAAAGGCCACTCTGAGATCAACACTACCTCGCTTGTCCACCACGAAGTCTCCAGGGCAGAACTCGTTGTTGTCCAGGTGGTGCACGGGGAAGAGGTCATTGGAACGGATATTGCATTCCACAGAGCCATCCTGCCACATCACATCAGCTGAGGTCATCGTGGTCACCACCTCCACGGCCACCCTGCCAAGGACAGGCCCATGAGGCAGGCCACACAAATACGCTCCATCCCTTCCAGGCCTACCTGACTCTCAGGTATGGTCCAAGGAAGGCAGGTTAGGTTAGCGGCCATCCTAACACCATACTTTCCCCATCCACCACGGCCTAGGCTAGCCGTGGGGAGGGGAGCTCCATAAGCACGAGGTACACAGAGCCTGGGAGCTCCTGAGTGCACACAGGAGCCCAGTGCTgggctccctccctgcccctagCTGGGCACTGTAGGATGAGGAAGGCACTCGGACGTTACCTGTCTCCAGGCTTGAAGTCACGGGTGAtcttattcttcttcctcttgtgttTTCGCTTCAAGTTTTTGATGGACAAGGGGATGCTCTTTTTACGACTAGTGCCACTGCCGCTCTGGGAGGAGGTGGTAGAGCTGGCAGAGGAGGTCACTGAGCTGGTGTCATCTGTATCATCCGCAGCCTCATCATCTGCATCCTGCTCTGCTGAGTGCAGCCCATCGTCTCCACCCTCCTTTAGCAGGAAGGGGGGCAGGGGCTCTCCTGTCTCCTGAGGCTCCTCTGACCCCTCGTCCTGCATCTCCACCGGGCTGGCTGACCCATCAGGTTGCTCATCGGGGCTGGCAGATCCTCCTTCACTCCTGGCTCTGGCTTCCCCTTTCTTGTCTGGGTCCTCCATGGAATGGTCCCTAGGACACTGGGTATCTGGGGCGCAGGACATGATCCTCACAACCTGCCTCTTTAGCAGGCGCTTCACCTACAAGAGCAGAGCAAAGAAGAGGGAGTTGTGGAGTGAGGCAGACAGGGGCCTGCCTTGGCCCCAGGCACTTCTGTCTTGGGGAGCAGAACTAGACACACCTAAGTGGCCAGCAAGGGTCATCAGGGATGCTCCCCAAGGCCTAAAGCCCAGACCCACCTTGCTGGCTCATGGCCTTGAGTGCCCACACCCATCCACCTCAAGGACATACCTTCTTGGCCATAGAGCCCTCCCCCTGGGCGCAGTTTTTTTCTGGACATTCCCAGGCAATCTTGGCCGGCTCTACCTTGGCTGGGAAGACATACAGACAGCGCTCCCCAAGCTGCCGCTGAGCATGGTCAAAGCATCCGAGACGCTTCACCCTGGAGAGAAAGAATGGGAGCTTGGCTGTGCTTCTGAGAGGTTGTGGGATGCTTGGGCCTCCTGTGCATTTACAGCCACACCAAGACATACTCACCTGCCTAGGTTTTCCTGAGTGATGACAGAAGGTGGGGGGCTGACGCTGTCCGTGCCCCCAGGGCAGAAACTCTTGGTGATCCATGTGACTTTCAACTCTACAACCTGTACCTAAGGACAGTGGGTGGGGCACTTTAACTAGCTGTCCAGAGCTACCTAGAGCTGAccccacacactaaataaataatagtatatGAATGAGCAAACAGCAGGAACTGGACTGTCAAGGTCTGCTGTGCCACATACAGATAAACTGTGGCCATCCACCCAACAGGAGTCAGAAAGTGAGCAGGATGAGGGGAAGGCTCTGCTAATCAGTCACCCCATGACTAGAACTTGGGCTGCCTTATGCTCAGGCCCTTTCAGGTTGTCACGGTTTGGGTACTGGGAACAGGCTGGAGGGCAGCGGCTTAGCGCTCTGCCCTCAGCCCAGTGTGTCCTTACCTCCTCCACTACTACACGGAACTTGCTCTTGGTGCTGAGTACAGGCTTGACCCCCGAGAGCCACTGGACACTGGAGAAGATCTTGGCAGGGCCAATAAGCACTTGGCCTGGGTAGAAGCCATAGGAGTCATCAAAGAAGAGACCCTGCAGGGTGTGGGGCAGAGGCAAATGCTCGTGAATAGGCCTCCTTGGCAGTGGTGGTCTGTGCCTGGCCTGCCTTAGGAACTCACAGAACATAGCCTCAGGCTTGCTGCAGCAGTCTACAGAGAATATACTTCCCAAGCTTGGTGCAAACCACACAGCTGCAGACTGTTCTGGGCCCCAACAGGCCTCACTCAATGCAACCCTGGGGTCAGGGCCACACACATGTGACCACATACCCCTTGCCAGACTACTTCCATGTGCTACATACACTACTGGTACGTCCTGCTGCACTAGGAGCCTCTGTacctgaagggagagagaggccaacagcatggtggcacagcagCTTTCCTAGCTCCAGAACTGGTACTTTGTGTTAGAGGTTAGCCTGAACTACAGAATAAGACTCTGCCCCAAAATCACCTCTAATTCCAGAcccgggggatctgacaccctcgccTTGCCTTCACATGCTCCTATAAACACATGGCGTATATGTCTTTCTCTTTGAttctctcataaaataaatcttaaaacacccctcccccacacaaccATCCAAATAAGACTAACACAACTCAAATAAAATCCTGCCTCCGGCTGCTCTGCTACACACCAGTCCCCTGCCCTATCATCTGGTCTAGCCTCTGGACAGTCCTCATCTGGTCTAGCCTCTGGACAGTCCTCATCTGGTCTGGCCTCTGGACAGTCCTCATCTGGTCTAGCCTCTGGACAGTCCTCATCTGGTCTAGCCTCTGGACAGTCCTCATCTGGTCTAGCCTCTGGACAGTCCTCATCTGGTCTGGCCTCTGGACAGTCCTCATCTGGTCTGGCCTCTGGACAGTCCTCATCTGGTCTAGCCTCTGGACAGTCCTCATCTGGTCTAGCCTCTGGATAATCCTCATCTGGTCTAGCCTCTGGACAGTCCTCATCTGGTCTGGCCTCTGGACAGTCCTCATCTGGTCTAGCCTCTGGACAGTCCTCATCTGGTCTGGCCTCTGGACAGTCCTCATCTGGTCTAGCCTCTGGACAGTCCTCATCTGGTCTAGCCTCTGGACAGTCCTCATCTGGTCTAGCCTCTGGACAGTCCTCATCTGGTCTGGCCTCTGGACAGTCCTCATCTGGTCTGGCCTCTGGACAGTCCTCATCTGGTCTAGCCTCTGGACAGTCCTCATCTGGTCTAGCCTCTGGACAGTCCTCATCTGGTCTAGCCTCTGGACAGTCCTCATCTGGTCTAGCCTCTGGACAGTCCTCATCTGGTCTAGCCTCTGGACAGTCCTCATCTGGTCTAGCCTCTGGACAGTCCTCATCTGGTCTAGCCTCTGGACAGTCCTCATCTGGTCTAGCCTCTGGACAGTCCTCATCTGGTCTAGCCTCTGGACAGTCCTCATCTGGTCTGGCCTCTGGACAGTCCTCATCTGGTCTAGCCTCTGGACAGTCCTCATCTGGTCTAGCCTCTGGACAGTCCTCATCTGGTCTGGCCTCTGGACAGTCCTCATCTGGTCTAGCCTCTGGACAGTCCTCATGCCTAAGCAGCTGAGAAGCAGAGAATGGGACGCCCTTCAGGCAGAGCACGTGTACCGAGTCGCTGACATGTGGGCAGACATCGTAGAGCTTGGCACCATCTTCTGTGTTCATGGAGCACCTGCAACAGTAGACAGAGCTTGGTCCCCACCAGGGCACCCTGAATGCCAAGACTAAAACATGCTCTAAAACTCTCCATGTATCTTCCATCTACAGCTGAGCCTCTGCCATGGGACAGGACCCCTGCCTGAGTGGCCACCTGCATTAACACATCCAGAACAGAGCAGGACCCTCAGACAGCCCACAGCCTGAGCTGTAGCAGGACAGAGACAGGGCTAGCCTTGGGATACAGGTGCTGAATGCCAGCAGcatccttcactgtcctggaccaCATTGACCTCACAACCTTCAAGAAGCTCCCTTGCACCCACTGTGGAGCAGGCAGCTGCCCCACTGCCACCTACCTGGCACCGTTAGACAACTTGAGGATGATCTGGTTCTTCAAGTCGTACACCTTCCCCAGCCAGCACTCATAGGCGATGTAGTCTCCATACATGAAGGGCTGCGGACCAAGGACACGAGTGAGGGCAGACACCACAGGGCCTGCGGCTCAAGCAATAAGGTGTCACCACTTATTCCCTCATCTATGATCTGTATCCGCATTTTAGAAAACACAAATCTAGTGAGCAGGGTGGCCAGGCTTTATGTGTACCTTGCTTTCAAATGGCTCAGGAGATGAAAGActagaggagggtgttggatgaAGATGACAGGATGAGTGCAGAGGTCAAGAGATGCAGAACTGCACAGGAACTTAACACTTTTGGGTAAGTTAAagttatttatgaaataaattacttaaaagaaaactttagttATTATTTACGCTTATTCTTATGTGTATGTActttgctgcatgtgtgtgtgtgtcatgtgtgtgcttgcctgaTGCTCTCAGGGGTCAAAGGACAGAGCCTCTGGAACCACAGGTCCTTAGTAACAAATGCACTctagcctgctgagccatctctccagactgtcTATCATTTCAGTTCCAGGGAGTCCaaatccctcttctggtgtcagACATGTGAGCGGTGCAAAGACTGTATATGCATGGAAACAAACAGGCCTGTGCTCCGTGAGGAAACAAGTAGCCACATTTGTCAGTGATCTGTGTTGATGCCGAGGAAGAGCACACTCGGACTTTGTGTCTAGCAGCTGATTTGCAAGGGCAACACTGAGGCTGCAAGAGCAGACTGGCCACAGTGACCAAGCACTGAGCATGTGACCCCATCAAGACTACACTAGGCAGGAGTAGCACAGATACCAAACAGCCAAGATGAGAGAGGCCACTCACCCAGATGTGCTGGAGGTCCTTGCTGTTGACAGGGTAGATGATGCAATTGGTGCCAATGAGCTTGACAGCACAGTCAATGTTGACGTCTATCACGGTGCCACACTGACTGTCCTGGGGAGGGAAGAAATACCCCACAAGGCTGCCACAGAAgaccccactcacccacccatacATTCCCTAGTGCCCTCCACTCCCCAACCAGGCAGCTCTCTTCCAAGCAAGAGTGGGAGCAGACAGGCTCAAGACCCAGGATGACATGGGGACCAGACTCACAGTTGAACGCATGTGGCGGACCACATCCCGGGGTACCACAGAACGGTCCTCTAgtttcagctgtaaagaaaatgtgAGTGAGAGGCATGGAGGCAGCAGATCTGAAGGCAGAATGCTTCCCCCCAAGTGCCCCCAGtgctcctgcagccatgcctcCCAAAGGCAAACaaagtagacttttttttttttaaatccctatcCTGGCCTCTTGCTTGTCCCTTCCTCTACACAGGAAATATTCTTGTGCACTGGAAAGGATAGCTATACCacacaaggtctcactctagTACAGGGTTTAGCTCATGCTACAAAAGCTAACACCTTGAAGAGTTAAAATCCTTTTCTGAATGCCTGCCCTCTGACCCTGACTGATCAGTGCTCAGGGGCGGGTGGGGGGCTGATTTGACACTGGGCAGTGGCCGTCATGCTGAAGCCAGCTATCACTGGACACCACCCTTCTAATCTGGGTTATCCCGCCTGCACAGCTGTAACCTGCCCCTTATCTGTGGTGCTGCAGAGCCTGTCCTGATCCATGTGAAGCAACGGCTTCCATGCTGCTGGGTGGCCCCAAAAGCCTGGGCagagctggttctctgttcttgtGTCTCCAAATCTGGACTGCTTTTCTGCCATTTCTTAAGCAACCCATAAGTGGTTGCTCCCTCTCTGCTGCTTAAAGATACATACCAGGGAGAGCTATCCCCTCAAATTCCACCCAAGTCAATACCCTCAGCAAAGGCCTCAGCTGTGGAAGGTGACTACCAGAGGAACAAATAGAAATGCTGAAAAGGAAGATTCTAGTACAAGGTCACTGAAGCTTTGGTAAGGACAACCAAAAACAAGCTCCAGAAGTAGGATATGAAGCAATAACCCACATCACCAAGCAGAAACGCAGAAA includes these proteins:
- the Ube2o gene encoding (E3-independent) E2 ubiquitin-conjugating enzyme, translating into MADPAAPAPAPAPAQAPAAAAPTPAAAPAAAPPPAPATDSASGPSSDSGPEAGSQRLLFSHDLVSGRYRGSVHFGLVRLIHGEDSDSEGEEDGRGSSGCSEAGGAGHEEGRASPLRRGYVRVQWYPEGVKQHVKETKLKLEDRSVVPRDVVRHMRSTDSQCGTVIDVNIDCAVKLIGTNCIIYPVNSKDLQHIWPFMYGDYIAYECWLGKVYDLKNQIILKLSNGARCSMNTEDGAKLYDVCPHVSDSGLFFDDSYGFYPGQVLIGPAKIFSSVQWLSGVKPVLSTKSKFRVVVEEVQVVELKVTWITKSFCPGGTDSVSPPPSVITQENLGRVKRLGCFDHAQRQLGERCLYVFPAKVEPAKIAWECPEKNCAQGEGSMAKKVKRLLKRQVVRIMSCAPDTQCPRDHSMEDPDKKGEARARSEGGSASPDEQPDGSASPVEMQDEGSEEPQETGEPLPPFLLKEGGDDGLHSAEQDADDEAADDTDDTSSVTSSASSTTSSQSGSGTSRKKSIPLSIKNLKRKHKRKKNKITRDFKPGDRVAVEVVTTMTSADVMWQDGSVECNIRSNDLFPVHHLDNNEFCPGDFVVDKRVQSCPDPAVYGVVQSGDHVGRTCMVKWFRLRPSGDDVELIGEEEDVSVYDIADHPDFRFRTTDIVIRIGNTEDGALPKEDEPSVGQVARVDVSSKVEVVWADNSKTIILPQHLYNIESEIEESDYDSVEGSTSGASSDEWEDDSDSWETDNGLVDDEHPKIEDLASLPTEQPAAPEEDKGVVISEEAATAAIQGAVAMAAPVAGLMERAGKEGPPKSFRELKEAIKILESLKNMTVEQLLTGSPTSPTVEPEKPTREKKFLDDIKKLQENLKKTLDNVAIAEEEKMEAVPDTERKEDKPELQSPVKAEWPSETPVLCQQCGGRPGVTFTSAKGEVFSVLEFAPSNHSFKKIEFQPPEAKKFFSTVRKEMALLATSLPDGIMVKTFEDRMDLFSALIKGPTRTPYEDGLYLFDIQLPNIYPAVPPHFCYLSQCSGRLNPNLYDNGKVCVSLLGTWIGKGTERWTSKSSLLQVLISIQGLILVNEPYYNEAGFDSDRGLQEGYENSRCYNEMALIRVVQSMTQLVRRPPEVFEQEIRQHFSVGGWRLVNRIESWLETHAMLERAQALPNGVPKDSSSLEPLAAAELSEEPEDVGMAPGEASQGSDSEGGAQGPASASRDHTEQTETAPDASVPPSVRPKRRRKSYRSFLPEKSGYPDIGFPLFPLSKGFIKSIRGVLTQFRAALLEAGMPESTEGK